Proteins co-encoded in one Stomoxys calcitrans chromosome 5, idStoCalc2.1, whole genome shotgun sequence genomic window:
- the LOC106087676 gene encoding uncharacterized protein LOC106087676, which yields MRSFSDNSKLSSIGGGLEKLQGGLKEETYFQTQNYDLINKIREQGSKLKCESCINEWPAFEKVLESAVPTKTALRESCSVNRHKNCLEEAFFLEEQNDCAKIIKVKLSEESKESMVQFEIQTKCKQMQE from the exons ATGCGATCTTTCAGCGACAATTCAAAATTATCTTCTATTGGTGGTGGACTGGAAAAGTTGCAGGGTGGTCTTAAGGAAGAGACCTACTTTCAAACTCAAAATTATGATCTTATTAACAAAATTCGTgaacaaggttctaaattgaaATGTGAAAGTTGCATAAACGAATGGCCAGCATTCGAAAAGGTCTTGGAGTCGGCGGTGCCCACGAAAACAGCTCTGCGAGAATCATGTTCGGTGAATAGACACAAGAATTGCTTGGAGGAGGCCTTCTTTTTGGAGGAG CAAAATGATTGTGCTAAAATTATTAAAGTCAAACTATCAGAAGAATCCAAAGAGAGTATGGTACAATTTGAAATTCAAACCAAATGTAAGCAAATGCAGGAGTAG